A window from Rhea pennata isolate bPtePen1 chromosome 1, bPtePen1.pri, whole genome shotgun sequence encodes these proteins:
- the CCDC107 gene encoding coiled-coil domain-containing protein 107: MALSVVQQVLVSAVLVLCVLVVVPRMFGGGGGGRAGRSVRGGQGGRGQAEPHQHRRGSPQTLHQAHLNTGNYEAKTYQSIQQMRNAMEKEIKSERTRGNGRDLAFTLMPLYALGVGVFAAYKFLKMKSQEESLSKKEKNTEDKAKETEHQLLELEQHLAQTEKMLNSLLTQLDPLSNCVNALACEQKDEIMTQLQSIRRLMKESGLDKSENKMKDVSHICNEKLEDLIQSFAEQSPDKEIHDHEDDSNEDLLDNVDNDYKIEDDQLYEECDVNQVFESDVVVDQEMINKDVLESEERGLRRRNRYD; encoded by the exons aTGGCGCTCTCGGTGGTGCAGCAGGTGTTGGTGTCGGCGGTGCTGGTGCTCTGCGTCCTCGTCGTCGTGCCCAGGATGTttgggggaggcggcggcgggcgggccggcAGGTCGGTGCGCGGCGgccagggcggccgcggccaGGCCGAGCCCCACCAGCACCGCAGAG GTAGTCCTCAGACACTTCATCAAGCTCACCTGAATACAGGAAATTATGAAGCTAAAACTTATCAGAGTATTCAGCAGATGAGAAATGCAATggaaaaagagataaagagtgAAAGAACAAGAGGAAATGGTAGAGACTTAGCCTTTACCCTGATGCCATTGTATGCTCTTGGTGTGGGAGTGTTTGCAGCATACAAATTTCTCAAG ATGAAGTCACAGGAAGAAAGTCTctctaagaaggaaaaaaatacagaagacaaGGCAAAGGAAACAG agcATCAGCTTTTAGAACTGGAGCAGCATCTAGCACAGACAGAGAAAATGTTAAACTCTTTATTGACTCAGCTGGATCCACTGTCAAACTG TGTTAATGCTTTAGCTTGCGagcagaaagatgaaataatgACACAGCTCCAATCAATTAGACGACTGATGAAAGAAAGTGGCTTGGAtaaatcagaaaacaagatgaaag ATGTCAGCCACATTTGTAATGAGAAACTTGAAGATCTCATTCAGTCATTTGCCGAACAGTCTCCAGATAAAGAAATACATGACCATGAAGATGACAGTAATGAAGATTTGCTTGACAATGTTGATAATGATTACAAAATAGAAGATGATCAATTATATGAAGAATGTGATGTGAACCAGGTGTTTGAGTCAGATGTGGTGGTCGACCAAGAAATGATAAACAAAGATGTGCTTGAATCAGAAGAGAGAGGACTGAGGAGACGTAATAGATATGATTGA